Genomic window (Falco cherrug isolate bFalChe1 chromosome 4, bFalChe1.pri, whole genome shotgun sequence):
TAAGTCATGCTGATGCCGAGGAATGTGAGCCACAGTTAAAAAAACTATATTggctaataataataaaaaagcaagtttaactatgcagcagctgctgttccGAGCGGCATATACCTTCCCAGCGATACTCACATGCTCTGTGAATATCGGGCTGTGAAAAAGTGGAAGGAAGCAGAGTCTGCACATGGTTGGTGCTGGCTCTGCGGTCAGCTCTGTTCTGTTCGGTGGGAAGGTAGGCGAGAGATGGAGGGGTGCGAATtccctggggtgctggctgacgtGCGGGGTGAGCTGCGGCCCTAACACAGgtccttctctgttctttcaCCCGAGGTGTCCAAGTGCTCCGAAGAGATCAAGAACTACATCGAGGAGCGATCGGGCGAAGACCCGCTGGTGCAGGGGGTTCCCGAGGACAAGAACCCCTTCAAGGAGAAGGGAGGCTGTGTCATCGCTTAGGAAGAGGAACCCAGCGCCTGCCACCGGAGCAGGCACTCTTGTACCCGTAGGGAGTCACTAGCGTGTCCCCACCGCCGCCGGTCCTTATGGGAAGAGCACaggatcagatttttttttttttctttttcttacaaaaataaagaaaccaaCCCGAAAGCAGCCGAGCCCTGCGTCGGTGG
Coding sequences:
- the LOC102047210 gene encoding guanine nucleotide-binding protein G(I)/G(S)/G(O) subunit gamma-11; amino-acid sequence: MPAINIEDLSEKDKLKMEVEQLRKEVKLERQPVSKCSEEIKNYIEERSGEDPLVQGVPEDKNPFKEKGGCVIA